Proteins co-encoded in one Sulfurimonas sp. HSL1-2 genomic window:
- a CDS encoding cation acetate symporter gives MKRLLLLLTAAASTLMASGAIEGAVDKQPLNVSAIVMFLVFVGATLGITYWAAKRTKTAKDFYTAGGGITGFQNGMAIAGDYMSAASFLGISGLVFLKGYDGLIYSIGFLVGWPLILFLVAERLRNLGKYTFADVASFRLRQTPIRTLAAFGSIATVTLYLIAQMVGSGKLIQILFGLPYEVAVILVGVLMILYVTFGGMLATTWVQIIKAGLLLSGATFMAIAVMAHFGFSFEALFSKAVEVHSTHDAIMSPGGLVSDPVSAISLGIALMFGTAGLPHILMRFFTVSDAKEARKSVFYATGFIGYFYILTFIIGFGAIVMVATNPHYLDAAGALLGGNNMAAIHLSHAVGGNFFLGFISAVAFATILAVVSGLTLAGASAISHDLYANVFRRGQVDEMQEMRISKIAVVVMGIVAILLGIAFEKQNIAFMVGLAFAIAASANFPVLFLSMFWKKLTTRGAVIGGSLGLATAVLLVILGPIVWVQILGNAEAVFPYKYPALFSVTVAFVGIWFFSITDKSADGENEREAFEAQNIRSQTGIGAEGAVSH, from the coding sequence ATGAAACGTCTTCTCCTGCTTCTGACGGCCGCAGCGTCCACGCTGATGGCATCGGGTGCCATTGAGGGTGCCGTGGATAAACAGCCGCTGAACGTCTCGGCTATTGTCATGTTCCTCGTCTTCGTCGGTGCGACGCTGGGTATTACCTACTGGGCGGCAAAGCGCACGAAAACGGCCAAGGACTTCTATACCGCCGGCGGCGGCATTACGGGCTTCCAGAACGGGATGGCGATTGCGGGCGACTACATGTCCGCCGCGTCGTTCCTGGGGATTTCCGGCCTCGTCTTCCTCAAAGGGTATGACGGGCTGATCTACTCCATCGGTTTCCTGGTCGGCTGGCCGCTGATCCTTTTCCTCGTGGCGGAGCGCCTGCGCAACCTCGGTAAGTACACCTTTGCCGACGTCGCCTCCTTCCGTCTGAGACAGACACCGATCCGCACCCTGGCGGCCTTCGGCTCCATCGCGACGGTGACGCTCTACCTGATCGCGCAGATGGTCGGTTCGGGCAAGCTGATCCAGATTCTCTTCGGTCTGCCGTACGAGGTCGCGGTCATCCTGGTCGGTGTGCTTATGATCCTCTATGTCACCTTCGGCGGGATGCTGGCGACGACGTGGGTCCAGATCATCAAGGCGGGGCTGCTGCTCTCCGGTGCGACCTTTATGGCGATCGCCGTCATGGCGCACTTCGGGTTCAGTTTTGAAGCGCTCTTCTCAAAAGCGGTCGAAGTCCACAGCACGCACGATGCCATCATGAGCCCGGGCGGCCTGGTCAGCGACCCGGTCTCCGCGATCAGCCTCGGTATCGCGCTGATGTTCGGTACGGCGGGTCTGCCGCATATCCTGATGCGCTTCTTTACCGTCTCCGACGCCAAAGAGGCACGCAAATCGGTCTTCTATGCGACCGGTTTCATCGGCTATTTCTATATCCTGACCTTCATCATCGGGTTCGGGGCGATTGTCATGGTGGCGACCAACCCGCACTACCTTGATGCGGCGGGCGCACTGCTCGGCGGCAACAACATGGCGGCGATCCACCTCAGCCACGCGGTCGGCGGGAACTTCTTCCTCGGCTTCATCTCGGCGGTCGCCTTCGCGACGATCCTTGCGGTCGTCTCCGGTCTGACGCTGGCGGGCGCTTCGGCGATCAGCCACGACCTCTACGCCAACGTCTTCCGCCGCGGGCAGGTCGACGAGATGCAGGAGATGCGCATCTCCAAGATCGCCGTCGTCGTCATGGGGATCGTCGCGATCCTGCTGGGGATCGCGTTTGAGAAGCAGAACATCGCGTTCATGGTCGGTCTGGCCTTCGCCATCGCCGCATCCGCGAACTTCCCGGTGCTCTTCCTCTCTATGTTCTGGAAGAAACTGACGACGCGCGGCGCCGTCATCGGCGGTTCGCTGGGACTCGCTACGGCGGTCCTGCTGGTGATCCTGGGCCCCATCGTCTGGGTTCAGATTCTCGGCAACGCGGAAGCGGTCTTCCCGTACAAGTACCCGGCGCTCTTCTCCGTCACGGTCGCCTTCGTCGGTATCTGGTTCTTCTCCATTACCGACAAGAGCGCGGACGGCGAGAACGAACGTGAAGCCTTCGAGGCCCAGAACATCCGTTCACAGACTGGTATCGGTGCCGAAGGCGCCGTCAGCCACTAA
- a CDS encoding DUF485 domain-containing protein — translation MTQEMVEHIKNNPKYQELVKTRSAFAWKLSIVMLVVYFTFILTIAFDPSLLGTPLSETGVTTVGIPVGVAIIFIAFILTGIYVKRANGEFDDLNREVRAELERDMAKGAE, via the coding sequence ATGACACAGGAAATGGTTGAACACATTAAGAACAACCCGAAGTACCAGGAACTGGTGAAGACGCGCAGCGCTTTCGCCTGGAAGCTCTCCATCGTGATGCTGGTGGTCTATTTCACCTTTATCCTCACCATCGCCTTTGATCCCTCGCTGCTCGGCACGCCGCTGAGCGAGACGGGGGTTACGACGGTCGGCATCCCGGTCGGTGTTGCGATTATCTTTATCGCCTTTATTCTGACGGGAATTTACGTCAAGCGCGCCAACGGCGAGTTCGACGATCTTAACCGCGAGGTACGTGCCGAACTCGAGCGCGATATGGCAAAGGGGGCGGAATGA
- a CDS encoding OprD family outer membrane porin encodes MKKIASSVLAIGLLGSANLFGAEDLSAMFSEGKASGQIRMFYVDREYQGGSGADTHRNSLALGGNLKYTLDAWNGLSAAAALYTTNAIHTFDLKVMDPSLLGTGFENYAIVGEAYINYDMSALGTKTVARLGYQRYDTPMMGGDDARMLPTTFEAYKLTNNDIENVEFQVAQVQAVAYGSFYNAYHPYAGGMLPVTSGYTTDGDVVAGKYYNMGMAAVGKNTSGVTNAMVSFKNKNFNAKLSNDYAWDLYNTLYAEAGATWDCLLNANVHPFVSVQAIKQDSVGSEYLSNVSVAKDINGTPVYGEGKVDSFYWAAKVGASYAGLTAYAAYSETTANDAGDDAYKHAIISQFGGMPAYTQGMVTRHQFFAGTKAWKAAASYNFKSLGTNLSTAVFYASFDMDAESGYGVERTASESGFDIQYYPEAVKNLQLRLRGNFPRKFAEATAGSDTGWNEYRFIVNYNF; translated from the coding sequence ATGAAAAAAATTGCTTCAAGCGTCTTGGCGATTGGACTGCTCGGCAGTGCAAACCTCTTTGGCGCCGAAGACCTGAGCGCGATGTTTTCCGAAGGGAAAGCCAGCGGTCAGATCCGGATGTTTTACGTCGACAGAGAGTACCAGGGCGGTTCGGGTGCGGATACCCACCGTAACTCCCTGGCGCTGGGCGGCAACCTCAAGTACACGCTGGATGCCTGGAACGGCCTGAGTGCCGCCGCGGCGCTCTATACGACGAACGCGATTCATACGTTCGACTTGAAAGTGATGGACCCCTCTCTGCTGGGAACGGGCTTTGAGAACTATGCCATCGTGGGCGAGGCGTATATCAATTACGACATGAGCGCACTGGGAACGAAAACCGTCGCCAGGCTCGGCTATCAGCGCTACGATACACCGATGATGGGCGGCGACGACGCGCGTATGCTTCCGACCACCTTCGAGGCGTATAAACTGACGAACAACGATATTGAAAACGTCGAGTTCCAGGTCGCGCAGGTCCAGGCGGTTGCCTATGGCTCTTTCTATAACGCGTACCATCCGTATGCCGGCGGCATGCTACCTGTTACGTCCGGTTACACGACGGATGGTGATGTCGTCGCAGGAAAATACTACAACATGGGTATGGCCGCCGTCGGCAAGAACACTAGCGGTGTCACCAATGCTATGGTGAGTTTTAAAAACAAAAACTTCAATGCAAAGCTTTCGAACGATTATGCATGGGACCTGTATAACACGCTCTATGCGGAAGCAGGGGCCACCTGGGACTGCCTGCTCAACGCGAACGTGCATCCCTTCGTGTCGGTGCAGGCGATCAAGCAGGACAGCGTCGGAAGTGAATACTTGAGCAACGTTTCCGTCGCAAAAGACATCAACGGTACGCCGGTCTACGGTGAGGGAAAAGTCGATTCCTTTTACTGGGCGGCGAAAGTCGGTGCCAGTTATGCCGGTCTGACGGCCTATGCGGCCTATTCGGAGACGACGGCCAACGATGCCGGCGACGATGCGTACAAACATGCCATCATCTCCCAATTCGGCGGCATGCCGGCCTATACGCAGGGCATGGTGACGCGTCACCAGTTCTTTGCCGGGACGAAAGCGTGGAAAGCGGCGGCGAGCTACAACTTCAAATCGCTCGGGACGAACCTCTCGACGGCCGTGTTCTACGCATCGTTCGATATGGATGCCGAAAGCGGCTACGGCGTGGAGCGCACGGCATCGGAATCAGGGTTCGATATCCAGTACTACCCCGAAGCGGTCAAGAACCTGCAGCTGCGTTTGCGCGGGAACTTTCCGAGAAAGTTTGCGGAAGCGACTGCGGGCAGCGACACGGGCTGGAACGAATATCGGTTTATTGTAAACTATAACTTTTAA
- a CDS encoding efflux RND transporter periplasmic adaptor subunit has product MTLNTKLSKLVRYTITFTVVAVAVFLALLLWQNYMESSWTRDGRVRADIVMVAPDVSGLVSHIAVVDNQFVKRGDLLFSVDEARFEHALHEAEAVARTRKAEYEMKQRQYLRRAALDSETVSQESREDARLEADIARARYEEAQARAETAALDLQRSAVRAPCDGWVSNLLLRAGDYVERGESRMALVKADSFWVYGYFEEHKLSLIRVGDPAEMKMLGSKYTLKGHVESIARGISDRDNATGERLLANVNPTFTWVRLAQRIPVRIHIDTVPEGFTVAAGMTCTVRIKPPASE; this is encoded by the coding sequence ATGACTCTCAATACCAAGCTTTCCAAACTGGTGCGCTATACCATTACCTTCACGGTGGTGGCCGTCGCTGTTTTCCTCGCGCTGCTGCTCTGGCAGAACTATATGGAGAGCTCATGGACCCGCGACGGACGTGTCCGGGCGGATATCGTTATGGTCGCGCCCGACGTGAGCGGCCTGGTCAGCCATATCGCCGTTGTCGACAACCAGTTCGTCAAACGCGGCGACCTGCTCTTTAGCGTGGACGAGGCCCGTTTCGAACATGCCCTGCACGAAGCCGAGGCGGTGGCCCGGACCCGCAAGGCGGAGTACGAGATGAAGCAGCGCCAGTACCTACGACGGGCGGCCCTTGACAGTGAGACGGTTTCACAGGAGAGCCGCGAGGATGCGCGGCTCGAAGCCGACATCGCCAGGGCGCGCTACGAGGAGGCGCAGGCCCGTGCGGAAACGGCTGCACTGGACCTGCAGCGCTCCGCTGTCCGCGCGCCGTGCGACGGCTGGGTCTCGAACCTGCTGCTCAGGGCGGGAGACTATGTCGAACGCGGCGAGAGCCGCATGGCGCTCGTCAAAGCGGACTCCTTCTGGGTCTACGGCTATTTTGAAGAGCATAAACTCTCCCTTATCCGCGTCGGTGATCCGGCCGAGATGAAAATGCTGGGAAGCAAATACACCCTCAAGGGGCATGTCGAGAGTATCGCGAGGGGGATTTCCGACCGGGACAACGCCACGGGCGAACGGCTGCTGGCAAACGTCAACCCGACCTTCACCTGGGTCCGCCTGGCGCAGCGTATCCCGGTCCGGATCCATATCGACACGGTCCCGGAGGGGTTTACCGTCGCCGCCGGTATGACGTGTACCGTCAGAATCAAACCGCCGGCTTCCGAATAA
- a CDS encoding DUF1656 domain-containing protein, translating into MPLEITLLGIQMPTLLPIFAAAAVLQILVDRILSDAGVYKHVWHPGLFRTAVFVCLFTLPCLLIYT; encoded by the coding sequence ATGCCGCTAGAGATCACCCTGCTGGGCATCCAGATGCCCACGCTCCTGCCCATCTTCGCGGCGGCGGCCGTTTTACAGATTTTGGTGGACCGCATCCTCTCCGATGCCGGCGTCTACAAACATGTCTGGCACCCGGGGCTGTTCAGGACGGCGGTTTTCGTCTGCCTCTTCACCCTGCCGTGCCTGTTGATCTATACTTGA